Proteins encoded in a region of the Trichosurus vulpecula isolate mTriVul1 chromosome 9, mTriVul1.pri, whole genome shotgun sequence genome:
- the UBP1 gene encoding upstream-binding protein 1 isoform X2, whose amino-acid sequence MAWVLKMDEALEAGLVQDFDASLSGIGQELGAGAYSMSDVLALPIFKEEDAVLPLDGDPKQPPFQYILCAATSPAVRLHDESLTYLNQGQSYEIRMLDNRKVGDAPENSGKLVKSIIRVVFHDRRLQYTEHQQLEGWKWNRPGDRLLDLDIPMSVGVIDIRTNPGQLNAVEFLWDPAKRTSVFIQVHCISTEFTPRKHGGEKGVAFRVQVDTFKQNENGDYTDHLHSASCQIKVFKPKGADRKQKTDREKMEKRTAHEKEKYQPSYDTTILSECSPWPATSASYVSDSPAPTLTLTSAQHSTCSVPVPESDSSSPNHQGEGISQGSSEQLHPAATIQEAQQWLLRHRFATYSRLFANFSGADLLKLTREDLVQICGPADGIRLYNALKSRTIRPRLTIYVCQEQPRGPQLERQPDAGHGDHSNGAVYVYHAIYLEEMAAAEVTRKLASAFNVPLHQINQVYRQGPTGIHILLSDQVVQNFQDESCFLFATVKAENGEGFHIILK is encoded by the exons atggCCTGGGTGCTAAAGATGGATGAGGCCCTGGAGGCGGGTCTGGTGCAAGACTTCGACGCCAGCCTCTCGGGCATCGGGCAAGAGCTGGGCGCCGGCGCCTACAGCATGAG tgaTGTGCTGGCCCTACCCATTTTCAAGGAGGAAGACGCTGTCCTTCCCTTGGATGGTGATCCCAAACAACCACCCTTTCAGTACATCCTGTGTGCTGCGACATCCCCTGCAGTCAGACTGCACGATGAAAGCCTCACTTACCTGAACCAAG GTCAGTCCTATGAGATCCGGATGCTGGACAACCGGAAAGTGGGAGATGCGCCTGAGAACAGTGGAAAGTTGGTGAAG AGCATCATCAGAGTTGTGTTCCACGACAGACGCCTCCAATATACAGAGCACCAGCAGCTGGAAGGCTGGAAGTGGAACCGCCCTGGGGACCGGCTGCTTGATCTTG ataTTCCAATGTCTGTTGGAGTCATTGACATAAGGACAAATCCAGGCCAGTTAAATGCAGTCGAGTTTCTCTGGGACCCTGCCAAACGCACATCTGTATTTATTCAG GTCCACTGCATTAGCACGGAGTTCACCCCTCGGAAGCATGGTGGAGAAAAGGGAGTTGCTTTCAGAGTCCAAGTTGACACTTTTAAACAGAATGAAAATGGTGACTACACAGATCATCTGCACTCAGCCAGCTGCCAAATCAAAGTTTTTAAG cctAAAGGAGCAGACAGAAAACAGAAGACGGACCgagaaaagatggagaagaggacagcccatgagaaagaaaagtacCAGCCCTCGTATGACACCACCATCCTCAGCGAG TGCTCTCCATGGCCTGCCACAAGTGCATCCTATGTCAGTGACAGCCCTGCGCCCACTCTCACTCTCACCTCTGCTCAGCACAGCACCTGCAGCGTCCCAGTCCCCGAGAG cGATTCCTCCTCCCCAAACCATCAAGGAGAAGGAATTTCCCAAGGCTCCAGTGAA caacTTCACCCAGCAGCCACCATCCAGGAAGCCCAGCAATGGCTGCTCAGGCACAGGTTCGCCACCTACTCGAGACTCTTCGCCAATTTCTCAG GTGCAGATTTATTAAAGTTGACAAGAGAGGACCTCGTACAAATCTGTGGCCCAGCTGATGGCATTCGGCTCTACAATGCACTGAAGTCAAG GACAATAAGACCCCGTCTCACCATCTACGTCTGCCAGGAGCAGCCCAGGGGTCCGCAGCTGGAAAGGCAACCCGACGCAGGCCACGGAGATCACAGCAACGGTGCAGTGTATG TTTATCACGCGATCTACCTGGAAGAGATGGCAGCCGCGGAGGTCACACGGAAATTGGCTTCTGCGTTCAACGTCCCTTTGCACCAGATTAACCAGGTTTACAGACAGGGTCCCACCGGGATTCACATTCTCCTTAGTGACCAG GTGGTTCAGAACTTTCAGGACGAGAGTTGTTTCTTATTCGCCACTGTAAAAG CGGAAAATGGTGAAGGGTTCCATATCATTTTGAAATGA
- the UBP1 gene encoding upstream-binding protein 1 isoform X1, with translation MAWVLKMDEALEAGLVQDFDASLSGIGQELGAGAYSMSDVLALPIFKEEDAVLPLDGDPKQPPFQYILCAATSPAVRLHDESLTYLNQGQSYEIRMLDNRKVGDAPENSGKLVKSIIRVVFHDRRLQYTEHQQLEGWKWNRPGDRLLDLDIPMSVGVIDIRTNPGQLNAVEFLWDPAKRTSVFIQVHCISTEFTPRKHGGEKGVAFRVQVDTFKQNENGDYTDHLHSASCQIKVFKPKGADRKQKTDREKMEKRTAHEKEKYQPSYDTTILSEMRLEPIMEAAVEHEQKRSSKRTLPADCGDSLAKRGSCSPWPATSASYVSDSPAPTLTLTSAQHSTCSVPVPESDSSSPNHQGEGISQGSSEQLHPAATIQEAQQWLLRHRFATYSRLFANFSGADLLKLTREDLVQICGPADGIRLYNALKSRTIRPRLTIYVCQEQPRGPQLERQPDAGHGDHSNGAVYVYHAIYLEEMAAAEVTRKLASAFNVPLHQINQVYRQGPTGIHILLSDQVVQNFQDESCFLFATVKAENGEGFHIILK, from the exons atggCCTGGGTGCTAAAGATGGATGAGGCCCTGGAGGCGGGTCTGGTGCAAGACTTCGACGCCAGCCTCTCGGGCATCGGGCAAGAGCTGGGCGCCGGCGCCTACAGCATGAG tgaTGTGCTGGCCCTACCCATTTTCAAGGAGGAAGACGCTGTCCTTCCCTTGGATGGTGATCCCAAACAACCACCCTTTCAGTACATCCTGTGTGCTGCGACATCCCCTGCAGTCAGACTGCACGATGAAAGCCTCACTTACCTGAACCAAG GTCAGTCCTATGAGATCCGGATGCTGGACAACCGGAAAGTGGGAGATGCGCCTGAGAACAGTGGAAAGTTGGTGAAG AGCATCATCAGAGTTGTGTTCCACGACAGACGCCTCCAATATACAGAGCACCAGCAGCTGGAAGGCTGGAAGTGGAACCGCCCTGGGGACCGGCTGCTTGATCTTG ataTTCCAATGTCTGTTGGAGTCATTGACATAAGGACAAATCCAGGCCAGTTAAATGCAGTCGAGTTTCTCTGGGACCCTGCCAAACGCACATCTGTATTTATTCAG GTCCACTGCATTAGCACGGAGTTCACCCCTCGGAAGCATGGTGGAGAAAAGGGAGTTGCTTTCAGAGTCCAAGTTGACACTTTTAAACAGAATGAAAATGGTGACTACACAGATCATCTGCACTCAGCCAGCTGCCAAATCAAAGTTTTTAAG cctAAAGGAGCAGACAGAAAACAGAAGACGGACCgagaaaagatggagaagaggacagcccatgagaaagaaaagtacCAGCCCTCGTATGACACCACCATCCTCAGCGAG ATGAGGCTTGAGCCTATAATGGAAGCTGCAGTTGAACATGAGCAGAAAAGGTCCAGCAAGCGGACTTTGCCAGCAGACTGCGGCGATTCTCTGGCAAAGCGAGGCAGT TGCTCTCCATGGCCTGCCACAAGTGCATCCTATGTCAGTGACAGCCCTGCGCCCACTCTCACTCTCACCTCTGCTCAGCACAGCACCTGCAGCGTCCCAGTCCCCGAGAG cGATTCCTCCTCCCCAAACCATCAAGGAGAAGGAATTTCCCAAGGCTCCAGTGAA caacTTCACCCAGCAGCCACCATCCAGGAAGCCCAGCAATGGCTGCTCAGGCACAGGTTCGCCACCTACTCGAGACTCTTCGCCAATTTCTCAG GTGCAGATTTATTAAAGTTGACAAGAGAGGACCTCGTACAAATCTGTGGCCCAGCTGATGGCATTCGGCTCTACAATGCACTGAAGTCAAG GACAATAAGACCCCGTCTCACCATCTACGTCTGCCAGGAGCAGCCCAGGGGTCCGCAGCTGGAAAGGCAACCCGACGCAGGCCACGGAGATCACAGCAACGGTGCAGTGTATG TTTATCACGCGATCTACCTGGAAGAGATGGCAGCCGCGGAGGTCACACGGAAATTGGCTTCTGCGTTCAACGTCCCTTTGCACCAGATTAACCAGGTTTACAGACAGGGTCCCACCGGGATTCACATTCTCCTTAGTGACCAG GTGGTTCAGAACTTTCAGGACGAGAGTTGTTTCTTATTCGCCACTGTAAAAG CGGAAAATGGTGAAGGGTTCCATATCATTTTGAAATGA